In Bacillus pumilus, the sequence AATGCCCGACATGTCATGAAGGAAACATTGTTGAACGAAAATCTAAGAAACGCCGCATTTTTTATGGCTGTGATCGTTTTCCAGAGTGTGAATTCGTCTCTTGGGACAAACCAATTGAAAGAAAGTGTCCAAAATGCGAAAATATGCTTGTAGAGAAAAAGCTGAAAAAAGGCGTTCAAGTTCAATGTGTGAACTGTGATTATAAAGAGGAACAGCAAAAATAGCGGTGAGCAACCTTGTTCACCTGCTTTTTTATGTCATCAAACAGAACTTACGAAATAGGAGAGTTGTACAATGAGTCAATTTGTAAATGTGATCGGAGCAGGTTTAGCAGGAAGTGAAGCTGCATGGCAAATAGCCAAGCGCGGAATTAAAGTCAATTTGTATGAGATGAGACCTGTCAAACAAACGCCAGCTCACCACACAGATAAATTTGCGGAGCTCGTATGCAGCAACTCATTACGTGCGAACGCTTTGACGAATGCGGTAGGTGTATTAAAGGAAGAAATGCGTCATTTAGATTCGGCGATTATCGCAGCAGCAGATGAAAGCTCAGTTCCTGCTGGCGGAGCACTTGCAGTAGACCGTCATGAATTTGCAGCAAACGTCACAGATCGTGTGAAGAATCATCCGAATGTCACTGTCTTTCAAGAAGAAGTACAAAGCATTCCAGAAGGCCCGACAATTATCGCAACTGGCCCACTTACATCTGAAGCACTTTCAAAAGAATTAAAATCACTAACAGGTGAAGAGTATTTATATTTCTACGATGCAGCGGCACCAATTCTAGAGAAAGATAGCATTGATATGGATAAGGTGTACTTGAAATCACGCTATGATAAAGGGGAAGCCGCTTATTTAAACTGTCCAATGACCGAAGAGGAATTCGATCGTTTTTATGAGGCGTTAATTTCTGCTGAAACGGTGCCTTTAAAAGAGTTTGAAAAAGAAATCTTCTTTGAAGGCTGCATGCCAATTGAAGTCATGGCGAAAAGAGGAAAGAAAACGATGCTGTTTGGTCCGATGAAACCAGTAGGACTTGAAGATCCGAAAACAGGAAAAAGACCTTACGCTGTTGTTCAATTAAGACAGGATGATGCAGCAGGTACTTTATATAACATCGTTGGTTTCCAAACTCATTTGAAGTGGGGCGATCAAAAGGAAGTATTCCGTTTGATCCCAGGCCTTGAAGAAGCAGAGATTGTTCGTTATGGCGTGATGCACCGTAATACATTTATTAACTCTCCAAGCCTTTTAAGACCGACTTATCAGTTTAAAAATAGAGATGATCTATTCTTTGCCGGACAAATGACAGGCGTTGAAGGCTATGTCGAGTCCGCGGCTTCGGGACTAGTGGCTGGAATTAATGCGGCTCGTTTTGTCAAAGGAGAAGAGCTTGTCACACTTCCTGAAGAAACGGCGATTGGCAGTATGGCTTACTATATCACGTCGACAAACAAGAAAAGCTTCCAGCCGATGAATGCAAACTTTGGCTTGCTGAAAGATCTTGGCGTTCGGATTAAAAACAAACAAGAGCGGTATGCAGAGTACGCTAAGCGCGCAATTGAAACTATTCAAACTATTTCGAAATCTCTGTAGTAAAACATTGCACGGAAAGCAAGATATGTGATACCATTTAAAAGCCTTAAAGAGGTGTAAAAATGACGAATAAACAGCGTCTTGTCCACTTATTCATTGAATATTTGCAAATTGAAAAAAACTATTCAGCTTTAACGATCTCAGGATATTCAGAAGCCATTGAAGAGTTTGTCAGATTTATGAACATTCAAGGAATAGACGGTTTTGAAGAGGTATCCTATCAAGATACGAGAATTTATTTAACAGAAGCTTATGAAAAAGGCCTGACAAGAAGAACGATTAGTAAGAAAGTCTCTGCGCTTCGCAGCTTTTATAAATTTTTATTAAGAGAACAGCTTGTGAAAGAAAACCCTTTTTTACTCGTTAGCTTACCAAAACAGGATAAGCGAATTCCTTCATTTTTGTATGAAGAAGAACTAAAAGAGCTTTTTACAGTTTCTGATGTAAGCACACCGCTTGGACAAAGAAATCAAGCCATTTTAGAAATTCTTTATGCAACAGGTATGAGGGTCAGTGAGTTATGTTCATTAAAAGAATCTGATCTTGATTTATCGATGGATACAGTGCTTGTTCATGGGAAAGGCAGCAAACAGCGGTATGTTCCTTTCGGTTCGTACGCACATGAAGCGCTGGTCACTTATTTAGAGGATGGAAGGCAGAAGCTGACAGCTAAGGCGAAAGAGCGTGCTGATGCGTATGTGTTTTTGAATCAGCGCGGAGCCCCTCTTACAGATCGAGGCGTTCGATTCATTCTCACTGAATTAATGAAAAAGGCGTCAGGCACATTACATATCCATCCTCACATGCTAAGGCACACCTTTGCCACGCATCTCTTAAACGAGGGGGCGGATTTGAGAAGTGTTCAAGAACTTCTCGGTCACTCAAACTTATCATCAACACAGGTGTACACGCATGTATCAAAAGATTCTTTAAGAAAAACGTACATGTCTCATCACCCAAGGGCTTTTAAACGATCCTAAAAGGAGGTTTTTTCATGTCATCATTTCATGCAACAACCATCTTTGCCGTTCAACATAAAGGAAAAAGTGCGATGGCTGGAGACGGTCAGGTCACATTCGGGCAGGCTGTCGTGATGAAACACACAGCAAAAAAAGTGCGCCGTCTTTTTGGAGGCAAAGTGCTCGCAGGTTTTGCAGGTTCAGTAGCAGATGCATTTACACTCTTTGAAAAGTTTGAAACAAAGCTTGAAGAATATGGTGGTAACTTAAAGCGAGCAGCTGTAGAACTAGCGAAAGAATGGCGAAGTGACAAGATGCTCAGACAGCTAG encodes:
- the xerC gene encoding tyrosine recombinase XerC, which encodes MTNKQRLVHLFIEYLQIEKNYSALTISGYSEAIEEFVRFMNIQGIDGFEEVSYQDTRIYLTEAYEKGLTRRTISKKVSALRSFYKFLLREQLVKENPFLLVSLPKQDKRIPSFLYEEELKELFTVSDVSTPLGQRNQAILEILYATGMRVSELCSLKESDLDLSMDTVLVHGKGSKQRYVPFGSYAHEALVTYLEDGRQKLTAKAKERADAYVFLNQRGAPLTDRGVRFILTELMKKASGTLHIHPHMLRHTFATHLLNEGADLRSVQELLGHSNLSSTQVYTHVSKDSLRKTYMSHHPRAFKRS
- the trmFO gene encoding FADH(2)-oxidizing methylenetetrahydrofolate--tRNA-(uracil(54)-C(5))-methyltransferase TrmFO, whose translation is MSQFVNVIGAGLAGSEAAWQIAKRGIKVNLYEMRPVKQTPAHHTDKFAELVCSNSLRANALTNAVGVLKEEMRHLDSAIIAAADESSVPAGGALAVDRHEFAANVTDRVKNHPNVTVFQEEVQSIPEGPTIIATGPLTSEALSKELKSLTGEEYLYFYDAAAPILEKDSIDMDKVYLKSRYDKGEAAYLNCPMTEEEFDRFYEALISAETVPLKEFEKEIFFEGCMPIEVMAKRGKKTMLFGPMKPVGLEDPKTGKRPYAVVQLRQDDAAGTLYNIVGFQTHLKWGDQKEVFRLIPGLEEAEIVRYGVMHRNTFINSPSLLRPTYQFKNRDDLFFAGQMTGVEGYVESAASGLVAGINAARFVKGEELVTLPEETAIGSMAYYITSTNKKSFQPMNANFGLLKDLGVRIKNKQERYAEYAKRAIETIQTISKSL
- the hslV gene encoding ATP-dependent protease subunit HslV, which gives rise to MSSFHATTIFAVQHKGKSAMAGDGQVTFGQAVVMKHTAKKVRRLFGGKVLAGFAGSVADAFTLFEKFETKLEEYGGNLKRAAVELAKEWRSDKMLRQLEAMLIVMNKESILLVSGTGEVIEPDDGILAIGSGGNYALSAGRALKTHAGDHLSAREIAKAALETAGEICVYTNDQITLEELE